One Xiphophorus hellerii strain 12219 chromosome 1, Xiphophorus_hellerii-4.1, whole genome shotgun sequence DNA segment encodes these proteins:
- the LOC116721788 gene encoding titin isoform X2 produces MTQLSKTTSTCETQWKMLLLQVFTLIYLTCVCAAQDGTAGTPPDNTTYVPPTTYDPPVPSVTSDLSDVYINEKVVLTCSISSSSGWTFTWEKNGQRLSQNADFSFQDQNSELTIRANRKDLSGSYTCRGEKQGKSSKTSNATDVKVNEPPEPFLIRQTDWADVFVSEAVSFKCELNPSADWKIIWYKNNQSLDKEGPSFNIESVTESDKGAYACQAKLKSRSFSTGFSNTTNLNVKSNNPKLTLSRSLDFDIFYPEESISFTCNVDVTSGWKYQWYKDEGKISDSSSNTHTIASLKPSDKGAYHCKVQRGKGPLYKSNNESVKVADNKPKPGLTKSPTFPMYPGESINFTCVVDTYSGWEYEWYHKGVKIPSFSSKTITIGPVTHDNKEDYRCLAKRGQLRTDQSGPVSLEVSDPPTPILKLLSPWSDVFENEVLTFSCEVSSSEWTFTWHKNQNLIADEKGSVLNNAAAKVSDRGQYSCKVHHKHRRGVSSAFSNISTVSVYDKLPTPTLSRDPIFTPMYIGETVKLKCAVDVSSGWSYDWYKDGSTLNKPGKELSIDLNLSDKGRYSCEASRGEQTSTGHSKETQLDVRDGKPTVTLTQNPSDKLMHTSDLISFTCHVNVSSGWKYIWYKDNKRLKSSGTIHQIDSAKTSDSGSYRCQVERETTTTFSSDSRDVELNIEERPKANIVLLTTWSEVFSTDSLKLECDVMGSSDSWNYTWYKEGINVSRSVSSTYKVTPHNDPEQSLYTCEGIRTERPMFSQRSDSYRTKNLLLKRRILLSISGCLFFGIIAVFIGCVALRIFRKPVAADDKQDETTLFLTMAQLKDRNDAPCPLVEYITDADVNPPDKEGEENGTSCSEETSLPITTLDEQAATTNGKETTENGGGMVSFLQ; encoded by the exons ATGACTCAGCTCAGCAAGACAACCTCCACATGTGAGACTCAATGGAAAATGTTGCTTCTTCAAGTCTTCACACTCATAT ATCTGACCTGTGTCTGTGCAGCTCAAGATGGAACTG CAGGCACACCTCCAGATAATACCACTTATGTGCCACCAACTACCTACG atCCTCCTGTGCCTTCCGTGACTTCAGATCTTTCAGATGTCTACATAAATGAGAAAGTGGTCTTAACATGTAGTATCAGTAGCAGCTCTGGCTGGACCTTCACCTGGGAGAAAAATGGACAGCGGCTGTctcaaaatgcagatttttcttttcaagatCAGAATTCGGAGCTTACAATACGTGCAAATAGAAAAGATCTTTCTGGAAGTTATACCTGCAGAGGAGAGAAGCAGGGAAAAAGTAGCAAAACTAGTAATGCAACTGACGTCAAAGTTAATG AGCCACCAGAACCCTTTCTGATCCGGCAGACTGACTGGGCAGATGTGTTTGTAAGTGAAGCAGTGAGTTTTAAATGTGAACTGAACCCCTCTGCTGACTGGAAAATCATCTGgtacaaaaacaatcaatctctgGATAAAGAGGGACCATCATTCAACATCGAGTCAGTTACTGAAAGCGATAAAGGAGCATATGCATGCCAAGCCAAGCTTAAATCCAGATCTTTCAGCACTGGATTCAGCAACACAACAAATCTAAATGTTAAAT CCAACAATCCAAAGCTCACTCTAAGCAGAAGTCTAGACTTTGACATATTCTATCCTGAAGAATcaatcagcttcacatgtaatGTTGATGTCACCTCTGGATGGAAATATCAGTGGTATAAGGATGAGGGAAAAATCTCAGACTCCAGCAGTAACACCCATACAATCGCCTCTCTGAAGCCTTCCGACAAGGGAGCGTACCACTGCAAAGTCCAGAGAGGCAAAGGCCCGTTATACAAGAGTAACAACGAATCAGTAAAAGTTGCTG ACAACAAGCCCAAACCTGGTCTTACCAAAAGTCCAACCTTCCCTATGTACCCTGGAGAATCGATCAACTTCACATGTGTTGTTGATACGTACTCTGGATGGGAATATGAGTGGTATCATAAAGGGGTCAAAATTCCATCTTTCAGCAGTAAAACAATTACAATAGGTCCTGTGACCCATGATAACAAAGAAGACTACCGATGCCTTGCTAAGAGAGGCCAGCTGAGAACAGATCAGAGTGGCCCTGTTTCCCTGGAAGTCTCTG ACCCACCAACACCAATCCTGAAGCTGCTGAGCCCCTGGTCAGACGTTTTTGAAAATGAGGTCTTGACGTTTAGCTGTGAAGTGAGCAGTTCTGAGTGGACCTTCACGTGgcacaaaaatcaaaatctaaTTGCAGATGAAAAAGGGTCAGTGCTCAACAACGCAGCTGCCAAAGTGAGCGATCGAGGGCAGTACTCCTGCAAAGTTCACCACAAGCACAGAAGAGGAGTCAGCTCTGCATTCAGCAACATATCTACTGTGTCCGTTTATG ACAAGTTACCAACACCCACATTAAGCAGAGATCCGATTTTTACCCCAATGTATATTGGAGaaactgtgaaattaaaatgcGCAGTAGATGTTTCTTCTGGCTGGAGTTATGATTGGTACAAAGATGGAAGCACTCTGAACAAACCTGGCAAAGAGTTAAGCATAGACCTGAATCTTTCTGATAAGGGAAGATATTCTTGCGAAGCCAGTAGAGGTGAACAAACATCAACAGGACATAGTAAAGAAACACAACTGGATGTTCGAG ATGGAAAACCAACAGTCACACTGACGCAGAATCCCTCGGATAAGTTGATGCACACCAGTGATTTGATTTCCTTCACCTGTCATGTCAATGTCTCCTCTGGATGGAAATACATATGGTACAAAGATAACAAACGATTGAAGTCATCTGGAACCATTCACCAAATTGATTCTGCTAAGACGTCAGACAGTGGATCATATAGATGCCAAGTTGAAagggaaacaacaacaacattttcCTCAGACAGTCGGGATGTAGAACTGAACATTGAAG AGCGCCCAAAGGCCAATATAGTCCTTTTAACTACTTGGTCTGAGGTATTTTCCACTGACAGCTTAAAGCTAGAATGTGACGTGATGGGCAGTTCAGACTCGTGGAACTATACATG GTATAAAGAGGGCATTAATGTCAGTCGGTCGGTCTCATCGACATATAAGGTCACGCCACATAATGACCCAGAGCAGAGCTTATACACCTGTGAGGGCATTCGCACCGAGAGACCAATGTTTTCACAACGCAGCGACTCCTACAGAACCAAGAACCTCC TTTTAAAGAGGAGGATCCTTCTTTCCATCTCTGGTTGTCTTTTCTTTGGCATCATAGCTGTTTTCATCGGATGCGTTGCCCTAAGAATCTTTCGTAAACCAG TTGCTGCAGATGACAAGCAAGACGAGACCACTCTGTTTCTCACCATGGCTCAGTTAAAGGACCGAAATG ATGCACCATGTCCTCTGGTTGAGTACATCACTGATGCGGATGTGAATCCACCTGACAAAG AAGGGGAGGAGAATGGCACAAGCTGCAGTGAAGAAACATCTCTCCCAATAACAACGCTGGATGAACAAg CTGCGACAACCAACGGGAAAGAGACAACAGAGAATGGTGGCGGGATGGTTTCTTTTCTGCAGTGA
- the LOC116721788 gene encoding titin isoform X1, with the protein MTQLSKTTSTCETQWKMLLLQVFTLIYLTCVCAAQDGTAGTPPDNTTYVPPTTYDPPVPSVTSDLSDVYINEKVVLTCSISSSSGWTFTWEKNGQRLSQNADFSFQDQNSELTIRANRKDLSGSYTCRGEKQGKSSKTSNATDVKVNEPPEPFLIRQTDWADVFVSEAVSFKCELNPSADWKIIWYKNNQSLDKEGPSFNIESVTESDKGAYACQAKLKSRSFSTGFSNTTNLNVKSNNPKLTLSRSLDFDIFYPEESISFTCNVDVTSGWKYQWYKDEGKISDSSSNTHTIASLKPSDKGAYHCKVQRGKGPLYKSNNESVKVADNKPKPGLTKSPTFPMYPGESINFTCVVDTYSGWEYEWYHKGVKIPSFSSKTITIGPVTHDNKEDYRCLAKRGQLRTDQSGPVSLEVSDPPTPILKLLSPWSDVFENEVLTFSCEVSSSEWTFTWHKNQNLIADEKGSVLNNAAAKVSDRGQYSCKVHHKHRRGVSSAFSNISTVSVYDKLPTPTLSRDPIFTPMYIGETVKLKCAVDVSSGWSYDWYKDGSTLNKPGKELSIDLNLSDKGRYSCEASRGEQTSTGHSKETQLDVREIPVPSLSHKTRWLDVFPTESVQLSCRMEGSSGWTFIWYKDGKEYHEGTVTNNETESILSISQASPSHRGQYLCSGRLKGRAVSSPKSASVELQVYDKLPTPTLSRDPIFTPMFIGETVKLKCAVDVSSGWSYHWYKDGSTLNKPGKELSIDLNLSDKGGYSCEARRGEKTSTGRSKETQLDVRDGKPTVTLTQNPSDKLMHTSDLISFTCHVNVSSGWKYIWYKDNKRLKSSGTIHQIDSAKTSDSGSYRCQVERETTTTFSSDSRDVELNIEERPKANIVLLTTWSEVFSTDSLKLECDVMGSSDSWNYTWYKEGINVSRSVSSTYKVTPHNDPEQSLYTCEGIRTERPMFSQRSDSYRTKNLLLKRRILLSISGCLFFGIIAVFIGCVALRIFRKPVAADDKQDETTLFLTMAQLKDRNDAPCPLVEYITDADVNPPDKEGEENGTSCSEETSLPITTLDEQAATTNGKETTENGGGMVSFLQ; encoded by the exons ATGACTCAGCTCAGCAAGACAACCTCCACATGTGAGACTCAATGGAAAATGTTGCTTCTTCAAGTCTTCACACTCATAT ATCTGACCTGTGTCTGTGCAGCTCAAGATGGAACTG CAGGCACACCTCCAGATAATACCACTTATGTGCCACCAACTACCTACG atCCTCCTGTGCCTTCCGTGACTTCAGATCTTTCAGATGTCTACATAAATGAGAAAGTGGTCTTAACATGTAGTATCAGTAGCAGCTCTGGCTGGACCTTCACCTGGGAGAAAAATGGACAGCGGCTGTctcaaaatgcagatttttcttttcaagatCAGAATTCGGAGCTTACAATACGTGCAAATAGAAAAGATCTTTCTGGAAGTTATACCTGCAGAGGAGAGAAGCAGGGAAAAAGTAGCAAAACTAGTAATGCAACTGACGTCAAAGTTAATG AGCCACCAGAACCCTTTCTGATCCGGCAGACTGACTGGGCAGATGTGTTTGTAAGTGAAGCAGTGAGTTTTAAATGTGAACTGAACCCCTCTGCTGACTGGAAAATCATCTGgtacaaaaacaatcaatctctgGATAAAGAGGGACCATCATTCAACATCGAGTCAGTTACTGAAAGCGATAAAGGAGCATATGCATGCCAAGCCAAGCTTAAATCCAGATCTTTCAGCACTGGATTCAGCAACACAACAAATCTAAATGTTAAAT CCAACAATCCAAAGCTCACTCTAAGCAGAAGTCTAGACTTTGACATATTCTATCCTGAAGAATcaatcagcttcacatgtaatGTTGATGTCACCTCTGGATGGAAATATCAGTGGTATAAGGATGAGGGAAAAATCTCAGACTCCAGCAGTAACACCCATACAATCGCCTCTCTGAAGCCTTCCGACAAGGGAGCGTACCACTGCAAAGTCCAGAGAGGCAAAGGCCCGTTATACAAGAGTAACAACGAATCAGTAAAAGTTGCTG ACAACAAGCCCAAACCTGGTCTTACCAAAAGTCCAACCTTCCCTATGTACCCTGGAGAATCGATCAACTTCACATGTGTTGTTGATACGTACTCTGGATGGGAATATGAGTGGTATCATAAAGGGGTCAAAATTCCATCTTTCAGCAGTAAAACAATTACAATAGGTCCTGTGACCCATGATAACAAAGAAGACTACCGATGCCTTGCTAAGAGAGGCCAGCTGAGAACAGATCAGAGTGGCCCTGTTTCCCTGGAAGTCTCTG ACCCACCAACACCAATCCTGAAGCTGCTGAGCCCCTGGTCAGACGTTTTTGAAAATGAGGTCTTGACGTTTAGCTGTGAAGTGAGCAGTTCTGAGTGGACCTTCACGTGgcacaaaaatcaaaatctaaTTGCAGATGAAAAAGGGTCAGTGCTCAACAACGCAGCTGCCAAAGTGAGCGATCGAGGGCAGTACTCCTGCAAAGTTCACCACAAGCACAGAAGAGGAGTCAGCTCTGCATTCAGCAACATATCTACTGTGTCCGTTTATG ACAAGTTACCAACACCCACATTAAGCAGAGATCCGATTTTTACCCCAATGTATATTGGAGaaactgtgaaattaaaatgcGCAGTAGATGTTTCTTCTGGCTGGAGTTATGATTGGTACAAAGATGGAAGCACTCTGAACAAACCTGGCAAAGAGTTAAGCATAGACCTGAATCTTTCTGATAAGGGAAGATATTCTTGCGAAGCCAGTAGAGGTGAACAAACATCAACAGGACATAGTAAAGAAACACAACTGGATGTTCGAG AAATTCCTGTTCCATCACTGAGTCACAAAACACGGTGGCTGGATGTGTTCCCCACTGAGAGCGTGCAGCTGAGCTGTAGGATGGAGGGAAGTTCTGGCTGGACATTCATATGGTACAAAGATGGAAAGGAATATCATGAAGGCACTGTCACTAACAATGAAACGGAAAGCATTCTTTCCATCAGTCAAGCTTCACCCTCACACCGTGGACAATACCTCTGCTCAGGAAGACTGAAGGGCAGGGCTGTCAGCAGCCCAAAGAGCGCTTCAGTTGAGCTTCAAGTCTATG ACAAGTTACCAACACCCACATTAAGCAGAGATCCGATTTTTACCCCAATGTTTATTGGAGaaactgtgaaattaaaatgcGCAGTAGATGTTTCTTCTGGCTGGAGTTATCATTGGTACAAAGATGGAAGCACTCTGAACAAACCTGGCAAAGAGTTAAGCATAGACCTGAATCTTTCTGATAAGGGAGGATATTCTTGCGAAGCCAGAAGAGgtgaaaaaacatcaacaggacGTAGTAAAGAAACACAACTGGATGTTCGAG ATGGAAAACCAACAGTCACACTGACGCAGAATCCCTCGGATAAGTTGATGCACACCAGTGATTTGATTTCCTTCACCTGTCATGTCAATGTCTCCTCTGGATGGAAATACATATGGTACAAAGATAACAAACGATTGAAGTCATCTGGAACCATTCACCAAATTGATTCTGCTAAGACGTCAGACAGTGGATCATATAGATGCCAAGTTGAAagggaaacaacaacaacattttcCTCAGACAGTCGGGATGTAGAACTGAACATTGAAG AGCGCCCAAAGGCCAATATAGTCCTTTTAACTACTTGGTCTGAGGTATTTTCCACTGACAGCTTAAAGCTAGAATGTGACGTGATGGGCAGTTCAGACTCGTGGAACTATACATG GTATAAAGAGGGCATTAATGTCAGTCGGTCGGTCTCATCGACATATAAGGTCACGCCACATAATGACCCAGAGCAGAGCTTATACACCTGTGAGGGCATTCGCACCGAGAGACCAATGTTTTCACAACGCAGCGACTCCTACAGAACCAAGAACCTCC TTTTAAAGAGGAGGATCCTTCTTTCCATCTCTGGTTGTCTTTTCTTTGGCATCATAGCTGTTTTCATCGGATGCGTTGCCCTAAGAATCTTTCGTAAACCAG TTGCTGCAGATGACAAGCAAGACGAGACCACTCTGTTTCTCACCATGGCTCAGTTAAAGGACCGAAATG ATGCACCATGTCCTCTGGTTGAGTACATCACTGATGCGGATGTGAATCCACCTGACAAAG AAGGGGAGGAGAATGGCACAAGCTGCAGTGAAGAAACATCTCTCCCAATAACAACGCTGGATGAACAAg CTGCGACAACCAACGGGAAAGAGACAACAGAGAATGGTGGCGGGATGGTTTCTTTTCTGCAGTGA
- the apobec2b gene encoding C->U-editing enzyme APOBEC-2b — MADKTSRLGVRRKEKAPETKANEEKDKEKAKEKAVKTPDKLSKKQENTPEPQRTDEKKTNGESEGATGAAAANNSEDNGEFQPIELPPFEIVTGERMSPFYFKFQFRNVEYSSGRNKTLLCFRVDTAGGNAEPLKGYMEDEHATAHAEEAFFQQVLPNSSKEYDVTWYVSSSPCVACAAKLANILQQHKKLHLSIFCSRLFEWEEPEIVEGLKALVRAGCKLRMMKPIDFQHVWEMYVEQEGESFTPWEDCQENYEYYVERLTDILK, encoded by the exons ATGGCCGACAAAACCAGCCGGTTAGGCGTTCGTAGGAAGGAGAAAGCGCCAGAAACCAAAGCAAATGAGGAGAAGGACAAGGAAAAGGCCAAAGAGAAGGCTGTAAAAACTCCAGACAAGCTCAGCAAAAAGCAAGAGAACACCCCAGAGCCGCAGAGGACCGACGAGAAGAAGACAAATGGTGAAAGCGAAGGGGCAACaggggcagcagcagcaaataaCAGTGAGGATAATGGAGAGTTTCAGCCCATAGAGCTGCCACCTTTTGAAATTGTCACTGG GGAGAGAATGAGCCCGTTCTACTTCAAGTTTCAGTTCAGGAACGTGGAGTATTCATCGGGCAGGAACAAAACGCTCCTGTGTTTCAGAGTGGACACAGCGGGGGGCAACGCAGAGCCTCTGAAAGGCTACATGGAGGATGAACATGCCACAGCCCACGCTGAGGAGGCCTTCTTCCAGCAG GTTCTCCCAAACTCCTCTAAGGAATATGACGTGACATGGTACGTTTCATCCAGCCCCTGCGTCGCTTGTGCCGCCAAGTTGGCCAACATCCTCCAGCAGCACAAGAAGCTGCACCTCTCCATATTCTGCTCCCGTCTCTTTGAATGGGAGGAGCCGGAGATAGTGGAAGGCCTGAAGGCCCTGGTGAGAGCCGGCTGCAAGCTGCGGATGATGAAGCCCATTGACTTCCAGCATGTTTGGGAAATGTATGTGGAACAGGAGGGCGAGAGCTTTACACCGTGGGAGGATTGCCAGGAGAACTATGAGTACTATGTGGAGAGACTGACCGATATCCTCAAGTAG